A genome region from Baekduia alba includes the following:
- a CDS encoding MMPL family transporter: MTSSPPPAQHSPSLAARIGRWSTRHRGKAIAGWLAFVLAALVIGNAVGTITPSDDGSGHGDSATADRIVNDAYPDQASETVLVQSEHGRKATDPEFKATVNAVIKGVTGKPGVVEVQSPYGKGAGGQISPDGRSALVQLKIDGDDDLTEKRVDAVEAGVKAAAAAHPALFVGQFGDASADKALNKAFGDDFAKAGMLSIPVTLVILVLTFGALIAAGVPLLLGVTAVVGTIGLLGPISHVVSLNDFINEVVLLVGLAVGVDYSLFYLRREREEKARGHSPKDAVAIAAATSGRAVLISGVTVITAMAGMLLAGDSTFTALGIGAMLVVLVAMLGSVTVIPALLSGSGKWLERGRIPFLGKRMAKARERDVETGGKGWNLILNPVLRHPVVSVVSATTLLLVMASPLLHMHTADSGVDAIPRNLPVMKVYDKMQAAFPGGEIPATVVIKAKDVRTEKIAKAVDGLKRDALASGQVKRPIDVSISPDHHVMSIDLPIVGNGNNAASNGALATLRGDVVPKFAAAAGTKAYVTGDTAGSKDFNDLMKSRWPIVFGFVLSLAFLLLLMTFRSIVIPIKAIVLNLLSVGAAYGVLTWVFQDGHGEKLLGFNSTGSITSWLPMFLFVILFGLSMDYHVFILSRIREAYDRGMKTEDAVASGIRTTAGTVTSAAIVMVAVFAIFATLSYLDFKMMGVGLATAILIDATIVRAVLLPATMKLLGDWNWYLPKWLEWLPSLGHEESAVAAAAGPAPVRIPSRDVLDDERDDDREAAGVA; encoded by the coding sequence ATGACCTCCTCTCCTCCTCCCGCGCAGCACTCCCCGTCGCTCGCAGCGCGCATCGGCCGCTGGAGCACGCGGCATCGCGGCAAGGCGATCGCCGGCTGGCTGGCCTTCGTGCTGGCCGCTCTGGTGATCGGCAACGCCGTCGGCACCATCACGCCCAGCGACGACGGCTCCGGCCACGGCGACTCGGCCACCGCCGATCGGATCGTCAACGACGCCTACCCCGACCAGGCGTCCGAGACCGTCCTCGTTCAAAGCGAGCACGGCAGGAAGGCGACGGACCCAGAGTTCAAGGCCACCGTCAACGCGGTGATCAAGGGCGTCACCGGCAAGCCCGGCGTCGTCGAGGTGCAGTCCCCGTACGGCAAGGGCGCCGGCGGCCAGATCTCCCCCGACGGCCGCAGCGCGCTCGTGCAGCTCAAGATCGACGGCGACGACGACCTGACCGAGAAGCGCGTCGACGCGGTCGAGGCCGGCGTCAAGGCCGCGGCCGCCGCCCACCCGGCGCTGTTCGTCGGGCAGTTCGGCGACGCATCGGCCGACAAGGCGTTGAACAAGGCCTTCGGCGACGACTTCGCCAAGGCCGGCATGCTGTCGATCCCGGTCACGCTCGTGATCCTCGTCCTGACCTTCGGCGCGCTGATCGCCGCGGGCGTCCCGCTGCTGCTCGGCGTCACCGCGGTCGTGGGCACGATCGGCCTGCTCGGCCCGATCAGCCACGTCGTCTCGCTCAACGACTTCATCAACGAGGTCGTCCTGCTGGTGGGCCTGGCCGTCGGTGTCGACTACTCGCTCTTCTACCTGCGTCGTGAACGCGAGGAGAAGGCGCGCGGGCACTCACCGAAGGACGCGGTGGCGATCGCCGCGGCGACCTCGGGCCGTGCCGTCCTGATCTCCGGCGTCACCGTGATCACGGCGATGGCCGGGATGCTGCTGGCGGGCGACTCGACGTTCACCGCCCTGGGCATCGGCGCGATGTTGGTGGTGTTGGTCGCGATGCTCGGCTCGGTCACCGTGATCCCCGCGCTGCTGAGCGGCTCGGGCAAGTGGCTGGAGCGCGGGCGCATCCCGTTCCTGGGCAAGCGCATGGCCAAGGCGCGCGAGCGTGACGTCGAGACCGGCGGCAAGGGCTGGAACCTGATCCTCAACCCGGTCCTGCGCCACCCGGTCGTCTCGGTCGTCTCCGCCACCACGCTGCTGCTGGTGATGGCGTCGCCGCTGCTGCACATGCACACCGCCGACAGCGGCGTGGACGCGATCCCGCGGAACCTGCCGGTCATGAAGGTGTACGACAAGATGCAGGCCGCGTTCCCCGGCGGCGAGATCCCGGCGACCGTGGTCATCAAGGCCAAGGACGTCCGGACCGAGAAGATCGCCAAGGCGGTCGACGGGCTGAAGCGCGACGCCCTGGCCAGCGGCCAGGTCAAGCGGCCGATCGACGTGTCGATCTCGCCCGACCACCACGTCATGTCCATCGACCTGCCGATCGTCGGCAACGGCAACAACGCCGCCTCCAACGGCGCGCTGGCGACGCTGCGCGGCGACGTCGTTCCGAAGTTCGCCGCTGCGGCCGGGACCAAGGCGTACGTGACGGGCGACACCGCGGGGTCCAAGGACTTCAACGACCTCATGAAGTCGCGCTGGCCGATCGTCTTCGGCTTCGTCCTCAGCCTCGCGTTCCTGCTGCTGCTGATGACGTTCCGCTCGATCGTGATCCCGATCAAGGCCATCGTGTTGAACCTGCTGTCGGTCGGCGCCGCCTACGGCGTGCTGACCTGGGTCTTCCAGGACGGCCACGGCGAGAAGCTGCTCGGCTTCAACTCCACCGGGTCGATCACCAGCTGGCTGCCGATGTTCCTGTTCGTGATCCTCTTCGGGTTGTCGATGGACTACCACGTGTTCATCCTCAGCCGGATCCGCGAGGCCTACGACCGCGGCATGAAGACCGAGGACGCGGTCGCGAGCGGGATCCGGACGACGGCCGGGACCGTGACCAGCGCGGCGATCGTGATGGTGGCGGTGTTCGCGATCTTCGCCACGCTCAGCTACTTGGACTTCAAGATGATGGGCGTGGGCCTGGCGACCGCGATCCTGATCGACGCGACGATCGTCCGGGCCGTCCTGCTGCCGGCGACGATGAAGCTGCTCGGCGACTGGAACTGGTACCTGCCGAAGTGGCTCGAGTGGCTGCCGTCGCTGGGCCACGAGGAGTCGGCGGTCGCCGCCGCCGCGGGTCCCGCGCCCGTGCGGATCCCGTCGCGCGACGTGCTCGACGATGAGCGCGACGACGACCGGGAGGCCGCCGGCGTCGCCTGA